The following coding sequences lie in one Polluticoccus soli genomic window:
- a CDS encoding phosphotransferase, which produces MTPVKSSAQTISTLEKLFEDHFGIEAEKVDLLPVSGSDRRYFRLNGAGHTAIGTYNANTAENNTYFYFTELFRKHEINVPEVFKISKDRKAYLQQDLGTTSLFDKLMKDGLTDEVRKSYHQALEQLAKLQWVAGREADFYQCFATRQFDEKAIMGDLLYFKYYFADLQGLHYDKATLMSEMEQMSRELGRIQPQMLMYRDFQSRNVMLHDGKAFFIDFQGAMQGPPQYDIASLLWQAKAQLPDAWKEDLLNGYIASMNKLHVSRVEEIHFRKGYLQFVLLRLLQVLGAYGFRGLLQNKPHFVSSIGPALKSLANFLADNPQAPAYPEMRSLLERLSSPAMQSRYSKPPRGENAKLEVQVCSFSYKNGIPKDKSSHGGGFVFDCRGILNPGRFAAYKHNTGHDENVRQFLEHETNMPQFLQHAYGLVSYNVDDYLSRGFEHLSIAFGCTGGQHRSVYAAEQMASYLSNKYNIPVTVTHLNEKKWVLSPETNTTEQ; this is translated from the coding sequence ATGACCCCAGTAAAATCATCGGCCCAGACAATTAGCACGTTAGAGAAGTTATTTGAAGATCATTTTGGTATAGAAGCTGAAAAGGTAGACTTATTGCCTGTTTCAGGTTCAGACAGACGTTATTTTCGTTTGAATGGGGCAGGTCATACTGCAATTGGCACTTATAATGCCAACACAGCCGAAAACAATACTTATTTCTATTTTACCGAGCTCTTCCGCAAACATGAGATCAATGTTCCGGAAGTTTTCAAAATAAGCAAGGATCGCAAAGCATACCTACAGCAAGATCTCGGCACGACTTCACTCTTCGACAAGCTGATGAAGGATGGCCTGACTGACGAAGTGCGCAAGTCCTATCACCAGGCGCTCGAACAACTGGCAAAACTACAATGGGTAGCAGGCCGCGAAGCAGACTTCTACCAGTGCTTTGCCACACGCCAGTTTGATGAGAAAGCCATCATGGGCGATCTGTTGTATTTCAAATACTATTTCGCTGATCTGCAAGGCCTTCATTACGACAAGGCAACACTGATGTCGGAAATGGAGCAAATGAGCAGGGAACTGGGACGCATACAGCCCCAAATGCTGATGTACCGCGACTTCCAAAGCCGTAACGTTATGTTGCATGATGGCAAAGCATTCTTCATCGATTTCCAGGGCGCTATGCAGGGCCCGCCGCAATACGACATCGCCTCACTACTATGGCAAGCGAAGGCCCAACTACCCGATGCATGGAAAGAGGATCTGTTGAATGGCTACATCGCCAGCATGAATAAGCTGCATGTTTCCCGCGTTGAAGAAATACACTTCCGCAAAGGGTACCTGCAATTTGTATTATTGCGTCTGCTGCAGGTATTGGGCGCCTATGGCTTCCGCGGGCTGTTGCAAAACAAACCACACTTTGTAAGCAGCATAGGACCTGCGCTGAAAAGCCTTGCAAATTTCCTGGCAGATAATCCGCAGGCACCTGCATATCCTGAAATGCGTTCTTTATTGGAACGCTTATCTTCCCCGGCAATGCAATCCAGGTATAGTAAACCGCCGCGCGGTGAGAATGCAAAACTCGAAGTGCAGGTATGCAGCTTCTCTTACAAAAATGGAATCCCTAAAGACAAATCAAGTCATGGCGGAGGTTTTGTATTTGACTGCCGTGGTATTTTAAACCCAGGACGTTTTGCTGCTTACAAGCATAACACTGGTCACGATGAAAATGTGCGCCAGTTCCTGGAGCATGAAACTAACATGCCGCAATTCCTGCAACATGCTTATGGACTGGTGTCTTATAATGTTGACGATTACCTGTCACGCGGCTTTGAACACTTGAGTATCGCCTTCGGGTGCACTGGCGGCCAGCACCGCTCAGTGTATGCGGCTGAACAAATGGCGTCCTACCTTAGCAATAAGTACAATATCCCGGTAACAGTAACGCACCTGAATGAAAAGAAATGGGTGCTATCTCCAGAGACAAATACAACTGAACAATAA
- a CDS encoding SixA phosphatase family protein: MERTLVMIRHAKSSWANPLQSDFERPLNDRGEHDAPMMGERLKKNKLIPDLIIASTAKRAKQTAKKIAKEVGYDHDKITWNETLYHCIPSVFEEVLYEVDDNIKTVFIVGHNPGITDFVNHLSGRFKTDIMPTCGIVACSFNAQQWNEFNGADKKVFLFDYPKKDI, encoded by the coding sequence ATGGAACGGACTTTAGTAATGATCAGGCATGCAAAATCGAGCTGGGCAAACCCACTGCAAAGCGATTTTGAACGCCCTTTGAATGACCGCGGCGAGCACGACGCCCCAATGATGGGTGAGCGCCTGAAAAAAAACAAGCTGATACCAGACCTTATCATCGCAAGCACGGCTAAACGTGCCAAGCAAACAGCTAAGAAAATAGCCAAAGAAGTTGGTTACGACCACGACAAAATAACCTGGAACGAAACACTGTACCATTGCATTCCTTCTGTGTTTGAAGAAGTGCTGTACGAAGTTGATGATAATATAAAGACGGTATTTATCGTTGGCCACAATCCGGGTATCACCGATTTTGTCAACCACTTATCTGGCAGGTTCAAAACCGATATTATGCCTACATGTGGTATCGTGGCTTGCAGTTTTAATGCTCAGCAATGGAATGAGTTTAACGGTGCAGACAAGAAAGTGTTTCTATTTGATTACCCTAAGAAAGATATATGA
- a CDS encoding UDP-2,3-diacylglucosamine diphosphatase — translation MDLPEGKKIYFASDFHLGIPDKASSLAREKRLCNWLDDISKDAEQLYLVGDIFDVWFEYKNVVPKGYTRFLGKLAELSDSGLHIEAFTGNHDLWMRGYFEEELNIPVHHEPIQREFNGKKFFIAHGDGLGPGDHGYKILKSVLRNPVAQWLYRRLHPDTGVGMAGWFSRLGPKHSVEEKPFLGPDKEWLVQFATDKLKDEHIDYFIFGHRHIAIEYPLSQNSLYVNLGDWIRYDSYAVFDGKELKLQYYKGN, via the coding sequence ATGGATCTACCTGAAGGCAAGAAAATTTATTTCGCATCCGATTTCCACCTGGGCATCCCGGACAAGGCTAGCAGCCTCGCTCGCGAGAAACGTTTGTGCAACTGGCTGGACGACATCAGCAAAGATGCAGAACAGCTGTACCTGGTAGGTGATATTTTCGATGTATGGTTTGAATACAAGAATGTTGTACCCAAAGGCTATACACGTTTTCTAGGTAAGCTAGCAGAACTCAGTGATAGTGGTTTACACATTGAAGCATTTACTGGTAATCATGACCTCTGGATGCGCGGCTATTTCGAGGAAGAATTGAATATCCCCGTTCATCACGAACCAATTCAACGCGAGTTTAACGGAAAGAAATTTTTCATAGCACATGGCGACGGTTTGGGACCTGGTGACCATGGCTATAAAATATTGAAGTCTGTACTTCGCAATCCTGTTGCACAATGGTTGTACCGTAGGTTGCATCCCGATACAGGTGTGGGCATGGCAGGCTGGTTCAGTAGGTTGGGGCCTAAGCATTCGGTAGAGGAAAAACCATTTCTCGGACCGGATAAAGAATGGCTGGTACAATTCGCAACAGATAAGTTGAAAGACGAGCATATAGACTATTTCATTTTTGGCCACCGGCATATAGCTATTGAATACCCCTTATCACAAAACAGTCTCTATGTAAATCTTGGTGACTGGATACGCTACGATAGCTATGCTGTATTTGACGGCAAAGAATTAAAACTCCAATATTATAAAGGAAACTGA
- a CDS encoding trans-sulfuration enzyme family protein, which yields MSNATTLIHSIPVDPLTGSISVPIYQTSTYVQEAPGVNKGYDYARSNNPTRETLEKIIAQLEGGKRGSAFASGLAAIDAVVKLLQSGDEILAVDDIYGGAFRLFTHIYAKFGIKVNYTDTTDVVNVIDAITPNTKLIWLESPTNPTLKISDIAAIAKIAKQNNILLCVDNTFASPALQRPIELGADLVIHSATKYLGGHSDLIAGLVVSASEEIGEQIKFIQNASGAILSPHDSWLVIRGVETLGLRVKQHCINAQRVAEYLEQHPAIDKVFYPGLKSHPNHEVAAKQQSAFGGIVSFTLKNDTEEAAKNVVCATKYFKLAESLGGVKSLLCHPATMTHKSIPAEKRQSAGVADSLIRLSVGLEEVEDLIKDIEQALQKANTSAEIAAII from the coding sequence ATGAGCAACGCAACAACACTCATCCACAGCATCCCGGTCGATCCTCTTACAGGTTCCATCTCAGTCCCCATTTATCAAACGTCTACTTACGTGCAGGAAGCACCCGGAGTAAACAAGGGTTATGACTATGCACGTAGCAACAACCCAACCCGCGAAACGCTGGAAAAAATCATCGCACAACTGGAAGGCGGTAAACGCGGTTCCGCATTTGCCAGTGGCTTGGCGGCTATTGATGCTGTAGTAAAGCTGCTGCAATCGGGCGATGAAATACTGGCAGTAGATGATATCTACGGAGGTGCCTTCCGCCTGTTCACCCATATCTATGCCAAGTTTGGCATCAAAGTGAACTACACCGACACAACAGACGTGGTGAACGTGATAGACGCAATTACACCGAACACCAAACTTATTTGGCTGGAGTCGCCTACTAATCCTACTCTAAAGATCAGCGACATTGCAGCAATAGCCAAGATTGCCAAGCAGAATAACATCCTCCTATGCGTTGATAATACATTTGCTTCTCCAGCGCTTCAAAGACCAATAGAGCTAGGTGCCGACCTAGTTATACACAGTGCAACAAAGTATCTTGGTGGTCATAGCGATCTTATTGCTGGCCTGGTTGTATCTGCCTCCGAAGAAATTGGTGAGCAGATCAAGTTTATCCAGAATGCAAGTGGGGCAATTCTGTCCCCGCACGATAGCTGGCTGGTAATACGTGGCGTAGAAACACTTGGTCTGCGTGTAAAACAACACTGTATCAATGCCCAAAGAGTAGCAGAATATCTTGAGCAACATCCTGCCATTGATAAAGTGTTTTACCCTGGCTTAAAATCTCACCCGAATCACGAAGTAGCTGCGAAACAACAATCCGCATTCGGAGGTATCGTTTCCTTCACGCTGAAGAACGATACGGAAGAAGCCGCAAAGAACGTGGTATGTGCTACTAAATACTTCAAACTGGCAGAAAGCCTGGGAGGTGTAAAAAGCTTGCTGTGCCACCCGGCAACCATGACACACAAATCAATACCCGCCGAAAAACGCCAAAGCGCTGGTGTGGCTGATAGCCTGATCAGGCTGAGTGTGGGTCTGGAGGAAGTGGAAGACCTGATAAAGGACATAGAACAAGCCTTGCAAAAGGCTAACACTTCTGCTGAAATAGCAGCAATTATCTAA